The region CGAGGAATTTAGCTTTCCCGAGTCGTATGTTATTCTGAGGCCGGCAAAAtcgtatcgggcgaatcatagcaccgattcgccttccaagatagtaatttttcatgaacagcttttagcgggtcttaggtttcccttagagtctttaatcgtagaggtctgtcataatttaggtgttcctttgggtcaactgcatccgaacgcgattcgccttctttgttcttttatggaatcgtgtagggttcggatgcaggagccttcgcttgctctttttaattatttttatgttttctcccgccgaaagggtgaggaatttatttttgctggtggtcgaccgaatcgatctctttttagtcttccttcttctttgaagggttggacccctaagtttttcttggttcagcactcttctttctcctctttttcgcggagttttacttctagtaaggtttcgcttactaatgtacctgatttggatgatggggagaaggacttcgccctgtctttgctgtcggattgtcgttttgataagcccaagtacagcgttcttttagaacagtatttgagtcgccgtgaaatacttttggcgggtcttcctttagaaggtattattctaatcttttgttgttatgtttttgttttgtaggatgtcgacttctcttgaacatttgcttgacaattttcatgtcgatatgactgtagatatgggcgaggtgacTAGCGGCGTTCCTAATCCCTCTACAATTGCCGTGCCGAATCCGACGCCTGATTCGGTGAATCCTGATCTTGATCCTGCTTCTGGCGAtcaagttcctgctgcgacttccgagtcacctctgcttccttcgaaggagtcaggtccttctctgaaggggttgcctaccgccggccagaagcgtcctgctgaggaccaggctggagcttctaccaagcgtcccaagaagaagaaatcttctggggtgtctattgaggaggcacctcggtttgctGCTTGGGCGGACGCGCAAAATCCGCCTCGTCTTTCAAATgtcgccattcttcatgcttgcatggagaatattatgataaaagaggacattgagtccattgatcgcgaacatggcgataatttggctgagttcgcctgtctcggcggtttttcggtatgcttctcttttttatattatgatttgcttctccttttttcttttgtttttcttatttgttgttttctttcgcaggtggtccagtccatcgctgttttggagcgccgccgaagggatgcggtggatcaattgaagaagctccagagagattccgaatcctggctctccgagaaacaaaagatggaggaggaggctggcgaggcgactggtctgatccaacagctgaggtcctccgtatctaccaagactcgggagatttccgctttagaggctcggattcgaactttgtccgaggaagtcgagtctctacagtcttcttcaggtgctctcactaaggagagggatgatctgaaccggtgagtgaacctgcaaaacagggtagaagctaaccggacggtggttgtccgattaactctccgatgctaaagtcagtttagagctttgagcagcgttttgagtatatgaatgtaattgtgattctaggcatacctcgtgctccttttatagtagtcgaatatacctagtagagttgtattaggcaggtgaatcctactttgtagggattcggccgtatcgtagatattctcctgatttgtcgggatctaccttaatctgataagagtcctatttaggaacgtcttcctaaatagtcttatcttcctaaagtagagcttatccttccatatgtagtgtttgtgtccaaataggacaatatttccatacttagtcgtttacccgaatcccggacctgacgcgctcttggcggatcatatgggattcggtctttattagcgtgttaccgaatcttagagattcggtatctccttcatatctttcggtcttcagggggagtccggtgtcacctgagagtggatctcctgtaactcggctccattatacttacagtaggattcggtatccatcaatttatataataaaaatttattattttaacaaaacatagtattaactatttataaatgtatttaaaattatttattattatgaaagttttatttaatttaatttattaaatatttaaaattaattcaattataggtgttataaatatttatctagttaattattttttaaaaacaaaaattaatttataatttcgaTACTCAAAATTAGAAATCAGttgatcaattaattttaaacatacttaataattttttatatgtcACATTAATTGATAATATCTTAATTAAGATCACATCATCTATTAGTATTGATTACtaatttcattaataataatgcCACTTGTGATacaattaaagtaaaatttacAACCCTAGTGCTGAGCTTATGGAGTAAATTCTCAGTTATGACATCTCATCCGTTGATTTTGGGAAGCATTCAATCATACATAGTCTAAATGCTGGCTGTCCATGACTAGATGCTGCGTCAGCGGCAGCAAATTATAGATAGGATGTCCACGCTTGCATGACTCAGGCTATCACCTgcagttatttttaaaaaaattaatcccgTTTTGCCCTTATTAGATTAGAATCAAATGTATCCTTCCATGCAAATATCCAAATTTAGCAAGAGCTTCtctgcaaaaaaattaaaacaaaattattaatagTAAAATTCTGTTTATTTACGTCagaatttaaaaactaactaaaaaaatatgtgaTAAATAGCTAATCTAAATTGGATAAACACATTTTTTGATAGCCTATCAATCTCTGATTATCTAATTGTACAAGtggtagttttaaaattatctttatttgGATTGGATAATGAAATTTTGTTAGAAATTAATGATTGTTTTATCAGAACGCTTCTTTCGGGGAGCTAAAAGTGAAATTGATAGATTTTCTGCTAAGGACACAAAATCTTCCAATTCTCAAGGAAGGACTTGTCTTTTAGTAATATAAATAGTACCCCATTTTACAACATTCTTCAATAACCACACCAATTCTTCTCAATctaatttctcctttttttctGCTTGTTCTACGTTTCTCCGGTCACCGATTATTTTTTCCCTTCCTTCCGGTACTTTCAATATGACTATCCTCATTAGCCAGCCTGCACTCGGTATGTAATGAcgatcattttttttttgaattattgagAAGTAGAACATTTACGGGAGAAATTGAATGCGCAACCTAACGAATTGTTGTTTAACGCTTATAACATTTGAGTTATACCTCATTGGtaccattatattttttttccgttAATTATTTCGAtgacctttttttttatgatcagGAACACGAGTTGAGGATCAGAAACACAAGGATGATGTTATGGAGCTGGTTTTAGACGGTGGATTTCCCGTGCCGAAATCTATTTCTGACGAGGGATTTGATGCTCCGGATATCAATGCTTTCGGAAAATCCTTCaggttttttaaaatttcacaaattgattcggttttcatttttttttcattgatGAATAATTCTGATTCTGATGCACAAATTTTTTACAGGGATTACAATGCTGAAACTGAAAGGCAAAAGTCTGTGGAGGAATTCTACAAGAACCAACACATTAACCAGACCTATGACTTTGTAAGCAAATTCTGACAAATTTAAACAAAGTCGTTTTGGTAAAATGAgacgtgtttaattaattatgatgGGAAAAATGGAAAATGCAGGTTATGAAGATGAGAAAAGAATATTCAAAATTGGAGAAAGGTGAAATGAGCATTTGGGAATGCTGCGAGCTGCTGAATGAAGTTGTCGACGACAGCGATCCTGATTTGGACGAGCCTCAGATTCAACATTTGCTTCAATCTGCTGAAGCTATCAGGAAAGATTATCCTGATGAGGATTGGTTGCACCTCACTGCTCTTATTCACGGTACGTAATGttacattataaaaataaattaattatcccCACTTGGAAATAAAACTCTCTGAAACTTCCAAGCAATTAAATTCAAACTATAGAATATTTCATAATCCCACCAATTTTGTGGGTCCCCCCCTATGCTAGTTGATaacttttgacaaaataaaagttaagaCTCTCAAGTTGAATTACAATATCAGaatataaaaatgtatatatttataacataaataGAGAAACTTGGAacaagaaaatatattttatattcagAATTACAATTTTGACTATTAAAACAGAAAATTTTCTGAAGCacataataaaattgaaaatgttgAAATGTGGGAAacttaattattgttttctgcAATTTCAGATCTTGGGAAGGTACTTCTTCTTCCACAGTTTGGATCACTCCCCCAGTGGGCTGTTGTGGGTCAGTATTCTTACATTTTTTTACTGTAAATTACTCAAGTTTTTTCCAAAACAGAACAAAACCCTAAactgtaaatttattatatactgCAGGAGATACATTTCCTCTCGGCTGTGCTTTTGATGAAGCTTGTGTTCATCACAAGGTATTTTTAACTTTAagtacttttttatttattcaattaatttgttaataacCAAACCAATGGCACTAAAAtaaatgactttttttttccaacttttgcagtACTTCAAGGAAAACCCGGATACCAAAATTCCTCTCTACAGTACCAAAAATGGAATTTATGAAGATGGATGTGGGCTGAACAATGTCAACATCTCATGGGGACATGATGACTATATGTAtttggtatataattctttttatttactaAATCTCAATTACAAATCTTATAATAATTctagtaattaattaatgctAATCTCTTAAATTATTTGCAGGTGGCCAAGGAAAATGGCACCACCTTACCTCCAGCTGCTTTGTTCATTATCCGTTACCATTCGTTCTACCGTAAGTATTACGCCCTCCGTCTCATTTTATAAATCGCTCTTTTTCCGGATATCCGTCTCTAAAAGCTAATCAATGTAATTAATATTACTATTTCATCTGGTCTAGCTATGCACACGGGAGGAGCATACATGAACCTCATGAATGAGGAGGACAAGGATAATCTGAAGTGGCTCCATGTTTTTAAGTaagctttcattttttttaacttcatttaatttaatttttcaccattttcttatacctaaataattaatttgatcaattaATAATTTGCAGCAAGTATGACCTCTATAGCAAGAGCAAGGTTCATGTTGATGTTGAAGAGGTTAAACCATATTACCAATCCCTCATCAAGAAGGTAATCTTCAAttacatactaattaattattggttaattagtattttaatcaCTTCAATTTTGCTAAACTgtgggatttttttattttaattttttgcagtATTTCCCTGCAAAGCTGAAATGGTAAACTATGCATGAGGAAATATGGAGGGTTGGAAGTGGTGTTTATTAACTAATATGCAATTACAGTTTTTATGACTGAAATGTaaagtaatatataattatCTATTGTATAACACAGGCTGATGTAACATTATGAGGAAGAGCTATCTATATAATTAATGTAATTCTCTCCTAGCTCTTGTTTGAGCTCAGAAATCTATTATTCAATATGTAAATTAACATCTTcctatttatatatattctcttactttattttattttacacaaTTCATTTACACAAAAGTGTTGCATTCAATAATCATtatatcatattccaaaataaAAAGTATTGATACAGATTGTACAGCCACCAGTATCCATATCACTTCACTCATTTATTGATTATGGtctttatatttgaaataaattaaaattattatttttacacaCATGCATGCTAAACTTAAACATGTGATACAAGGAAGAGTGAACAACTACAAAACTATCAGAactactaaatttttaaaatatacttcaAGTCTAacagttttatttttatctaaaaaataaaaatatattcactTTTCACACTTCCATttctctataaaaaataatactcgTAGATACATATCATATCCATCTATGATATATCTTTGATACCGAATGTACAAAATGAATATTCTtttgaaaaagtatattttataaaaagaaattaactgattttaaactattttacaCATTTTTCAAGGATAGAAAGTCCATTCTACTCAATTCTGAACACGATTATCTTAACAAAGCCCATTCTACTAAAGGATAAAAAAGCCCAATTAGTTAGATACTGTATCGAGTAGAGCCGTAGAGGATTTGTTTTGACcaagaaaagaaaatgttgaTGATCATGTATCTTTCATGATGTGAAACcttggaaaataaataaatcaataaaaatgttgATTGATTGATGTTTGAATCAAAATAGATTAAATTCCAAATAGTCCAAAGACtgacaatattttttatatcttgTCAATCATCGAATTCATTTTCCATGCATAATTAACAATTacacctttcaattttgtcttaCTGCCCCAACTTTTTCAATTAATGTGACGCCCATGAAGGGACAAGTAGCAAAactttacatattaaatttctttaatCTAAATATAACAAAGAGAATGAACAAAAAAGAAATATTAGATAGATTTAACTAAATAAATGatatcatattaaaaaatataggttcttatttaattatctaataaaaaaaataattttatatacaaataaaaaatttaaaaatatcattcaataatttttataaattaaatttagtggCGGATAAGTTATCCTTTTTAAAATACACAAACAATGTCAATCATCAAAGGAACTTGGGCTATAAAATGGACCGTATTAAATGGGCCATACGACAAGCCCAATTATGAAGAAAACGGAAGGCAGAATTCATTATTAGGTCCCTATAGTATCactctttaattttaaaatactgtTATATCTCATTTTATTAGTAAGTAGTTCTTGCACTATTAATTCTAggccaaacacatatttaaGTCCCTGcactataactttttttcagAATGGGTCCCTGCattaaaaaagtgtaaaattcTTTCCTACACTATCAGGAACCTCTATATTAAGTCCCTCTGTTATGTTCTGTTAGAGCGTGAGATGCACGCAATTGTCTCCGAAACTGGTCCTATTTAATTGATtgacaaaattattaaatagcTGACACCTCAGCTAGGattagtaaaaatttaaaaacaatttgaaGGGTCATTTCTTACTTTTTTTAACATCTGTTTCCCTAACGCCATTTTATCTACAATTGCCACAAGTACACATTCGTCGGCGGCACCCTATTCTCAGTTTCTGCATCAACTTCCATTTTTATTCCTACCCTcactttttatcattttaattttcaaacccCACAAGAATTCAACGCCTCCACTATGGTTTCACCACCCAGTTCCTTCTTCTCACCATCAGCCAACCATCCTTCACTCCTTATCATCGCCCACGCCCTCAGCTCCTTCACGTCGCCTCCTCCACCCCATCAGATCCTTAACGCCTTTTCCCTCTCTGTCAAACagttaaaaattaagaaatagtACCTGAAAGAACAAAGGAGAAGGGGGTCTGAATTTATGAGAAGCAGCGGTGAAGAAGTTGAGCCGGTTGGTCTGATTTTTAATTTGCTTATTGGGTTATGCTTAGTGGGTTATGAAAGTTAAGAAGTTCGCAAAACATGTAAAACAGAGCCGAAGTGAAAGAGTAACGGAAACGTCGATGCAGcataatttgttttgttatgttctTATGTGTTGATAGGGGTGGGCAGCGGATCCATGAAAAATCGAATGGAACCGAATCAAAAACTATTGGTTTGATTTATTGaataataagaattttttttattaaattgagcTCTTCAGGTCTAGGTGCTGCTTTTTGCCTCTTAGTATTAGACCCGCAGCAGGTCTGGTGTTGTAACCGGCGGCTGGTAGAGAAAAATTGAGGTAAGGTGAAGTCTCCAATGAGGTGAGCTCCATTTTAGTTTAGAGCGAGTTATGAGGAAGTTGGTTAAATTAGTGAATGAGAGTTTAGTTGTATTCAATTGTGAAGTTAGGGATTGTGAGAGTAAATGAGGAAGGCACTGTTGTGGCGGTTGTTGCTGGTCATGAAGTAAAGGCAGAACTGGAATTTTCAAGGAAGACGAAGTGAAGAGGACGATGTCGTTTTGAATATTGGAAGTTGTGGATTGACGTGGTTAAAGGAGAAAAATTATAGTTAATCCACGTGTATAATTATTTGTGTTCTTAATAGACGGTGTTTGTATTCCGTTAACTTGTCTTGACATAGGGACTTAAAGTAAAGGTTTCTGAAAGTGTAGGGAAGAATTATACACTTTTTTACTATAGGGActcattttgaaaaaaagttatagtgTAGGGACTCAATTATGTGTTTGGCCTTAATTCTATCAACTTCATGTCCTCACACTCGGAAATTGCATGGAAATGCAAGTTAATAAAATGAATAGTAAAGGACTATTTATTAGCAAAATGAGATATTGAACGttattaaataaacaataataatataagGACCTAACCATGGATTTagccaaaaagaaaaagaaaaaaacgtaAAAACTTTACACGTAGCATGTTTTACCTGTAACCTGTCCGTTTCACCTTCCTTGCCTACTACACTCCCACAGCTCCTTCCTTACCTTTCTCTGTCACTCCCTCAATTTTGTCAGTTTGGCATCCCAACAATTATTCCTTAAAACCGCTTCTTAACTGCCATTTCCTCTCTCTCTTAATTTTACTctcttcaatttcaatttcaatttcaaaaaccaaacattcaatACACAAATACACTGAAAAACCACTGAAATTACAGTTACCTGCtttattttagggtttaatGACTATCATTTCCTTGCTGAAATGGCCTATACTTCATTCTTAAGTAatttattgtttgtttgttCAATAATTTTGTTATTCATTGTAAATTCTTGTTTATCAACTACTGATTCTTATGATGATGATTTTTCAATCATCGGCGCCGATGTGCTTTCATTTCACGGCGATTACACTCCGCCTTCTCCGCCGCCGCCGTCTCCTCCGCCTCATCCGCCTTCACTTTCATGTCATGAGGATCTTAACGGAGTTGGCTCTCTTGACACCGTTTGTAAGCTTGATTCCAGCTTGAATTTTACTCATGATGTGTATATAGAAGGAAACGGTACTTTAGATGTTCTTAACGATGTCGTTTTGAGATGTGCTGTTAGAGGCTGTTCTATTTTGATTAATATGAGTAAGGATTTTAGTTTAGGTAATAATTCTGTTATTATAGCTGGTACTGTATCTGTTACGGCTTATAATGTTACTTTGAGTGAAAATTCGTTGATTAATGTGACTGGTTTGGCTGGTGAGCCTCCTGGTCAGACTAGTGGGACCCCTACTGGATTGCAGGGGGCGGGAGGGGGTTATGGAGGACGAGGTGCGAGCTGTGTGACGGATAATACGAAATTACCTGATGATGTTTGGGGAGGAGATGCTTATTCCTGGAAGGATTTGCATTGGCCATGGAGTTATGGAAGTAAAGGAGGGACTACTAGTAAGGATGAGAATTatggcggcggtggtggtggaAGGATTAGTTTTGTTGTTACCAGCTCGATTGAGGTTGGAGGGAATCTGTTGGCTGATGGCGGCGCTGGTGGGTTGAAAGGCGGtggtggttctggtggcagcaTTCGTATCAAGGCTCATAGAATGTAAGTTAAGTTCCTTTGTTTCCTGGCGTTTTACTTGTTTATTACAATGCCAATATGCTTAGTTACTGATGTTGTGTTTTAGGATTTGGATTCCTGTTAAGTATTTCGAGTTAAGTGGTACTTTTATCTTTTCAAGATCAGATGAAGTTGGACCATTATATACATTGTTTCAAGTAGTTGCTCGGGAGTAGTTAACAATCATGTCGTTAATGAACACGTTGTAAATTGTTATCCGTAAGTGGCCTAGAATTCTTCTTAACTATCAATGTTCTTCTTTGAAGAGCAGGACTGGAAATGGTAAGCTAAGTGCTTCAGGGGGTGATGGATTTGCTGGCGGCGGTGGTGGGAGAGTTGCTATTAATGTTTTCAGCAGACATGATGATACAGAATTCTTTGCTCACGGTATGAGtttgacttttttatttttttgtcatcTTCAACCTTGTTTTAGTTAAGAGAACGCAAAATCCATACAATGAAACTTCTGGTATTACTGTTACTAATACTAAATGAAGAgtgaaaacaaattatttgacCGTCTTCTATAAGAATTTTCTTCGTGTATTATACCCATTGGCTTGGATCTTTCCAGTGTAATGCGCTTCTCATGTCTACTAGATAATATCATTGATGTAAAAATTGGAAAGAGGACGACAGAGTGTTTCTAGGTAAACTGTTCTTAATTTGTTCAAAAGAGTGGCCCTATATGTGCACCGGatgtttatttttgttaatatgACAGCTTAGAATATCTTTACTTTTCTTAGTTGTTTTATCTGTGCACAGTGTGCATGGTCTTTATCATGGATGAAGTGTCAAAATGGCTTTTAGTCAAAAGAGTTCATTTACTTTCTTATGCTGTCCACTTTTTTAGGATCTGATTAAACCCCTCTTCCTTACTTTCTATTCTTTTGAAGATTTGATTGCATGAATCACAAGTCTTATTATATGTTGTGTTACCATCATCTCGTATTGAAAATAGTCCAGAGAACCATGTGAAACGGAAATTGTTCCCTCACTTACTATCACTCTCTAAGGCATATTGGCAATCTGGTGGacttttgttgttgttgtttagTAGTATAATGCCATTCCATTCTTGTTTTCAGGGGGGAGGAGTTTTGGCTGTCTTGGGAATTCAGGTGCTGCCGGGACATGTTATGATGCTGTTCCTCGGAGCCTCATTGTTAGCAATAACAACATGTCAACCAACACTGACACACTTCTGTTGGAATTTCCCAAATTGCCACTCTGGACAAATGTGTATATTCAGGATCATGCCAAGGCTTCTGTACCATTGTTTTGGAGTAGGGTCCAGGTGACTGATAACTAACATCTTTTGTTCTTACAATGAATCATCTTTTTCCCCATTGTGATTTTGATGATTGGTCACTCTGTTTTGCCATTTTGCatcataattattttctctGTACTTATCATTTGATTGCTTTGATTCACATTGTTGACTAGCCAGTATATATTGTCTATATTGTTTATCTAGTTACTTATAGTTCCAGTCTTTCACATGCTAATACTTTTGTACATAAATGCAATTTTAGCATAGCATGTGGCTAAATTGTTTTCTGATCTGATGAATAATGCAGGTGAAGCATAAGTGATATTTTCCAAGTAAAAATATGCATATGTtaaagtttgaaaaaaataataatctggGATGGAACTCCAGATATTGCTCATTTACCTAGGTTACTGCATGCCAAAATGTAAAAGAGAGAACACTTAACTTCAAACAAATTATTTAGGCTGTCAGGTCTGagaaataggtgtctacaaatCACAAAAGAAAGTATTACATAAGTAGTGGtgttgatttttcttttaaaatgtattatgtCAGGTGCCATTTGGGTTTATTCAGGAGTTACTACGAAAATCAATTGAACTCCTAGGGACAGACACAGACCTTCTACTTGAGATTGCAATGGGCGGTTAGCTTTGCAAGCTCGCATACGAACTCACAAAAgagtaatattataaaaaacaaaacaaaacgtaaAAATATATGGTGAGCATTTGGGAAATGTACATCATATTCTTGGTGCTTATAGTGACATTTTGATGCTTTAGCATGTTTATTTAACCTAGCTCCGCCTTGTTTTGCTAAGATGGAAAATTTCAGTTTATAGCTGCGTTTGTATTTGGAGGTCTCAAAATGTCCTGGACACCTATTGCTTTCCGTTACTTCTGGGTTGTACTATCTTATAATCTAGTTTTATGGTGGTCAAGCATTTTGATAATTCTTAACATCACCTTTTCTTGTAATTAAAGTTTTACTTATGCTCCTTTCACTATGGTGATGCAATTTTTAGGTACAAGGACAAATTAGCTTGTCTTCCGGTGCAGTTTTAAGTTTTGGCCTTGCACATTATGCCTCTTCAGAATTTGAGTTGATGGCAGAAGAGCTTCTAATGAGCGACTCAGTTATTAAGGCAAGTAACATCGACTTTTTATCATTCTGTCGCTCCAATCCCCCTATTAAATGTATACTTAATAAAGAcgctttattattttttgattttttccttagaattaagtaataattttttttagtgtaaTTGAAGCCACCTTGCAATTTCATCCTATCTGATTATTTTTTCTCTTGAAAGGGATATGCATGTGGAATGATTTGAAAAGTGTATGTGATTTTAGATTTAGGTCAAACTAGATGAATGTATCTGTTTTTGACCATCAAATTTGGTATTTATCATTTTCCATTATTTCTTGACAGTTTCTGATTATGTTGCTTTAATAACCTAAGAATAATAATATCTTTTGTACTTAATTCACAGTACACTTCCATACATTTTACAGCTACAAATTGTACAATCATGTTTGTGTATATCTAACTTTTCTGTTGTGTTCCTTTGGTTTAGTGCTTAGTGAAGTTCACAATTTGCAGTCCCGATTCCTTTTCCCATTTACTGTATCAAATTACATGTCCTATTTCACATTATTCTGCACAGTTGCTTTAAATCTGTTCTTAGACGATAAGATGATCATGGTAAATTTTTCTCATTTAGTTTTTCTGATAATTATAGTCTTCAATACTTCTACTTTTGGTGAAATAGATATATGGGGCTCTTCGTATGTCTGTCAAAATACACTTGATGTGGAATTCTAAAATGCTTATAGATGGAGGCGGTGATGCAATTGTCGCGACTTCTTTACTTGAGGCCAGCAATTTAGTTGTGCTCAAGGTACTTCATCGTCTTTGTTATTAATAACAAAACCTTGGCTTTGTCACGTTCCCTATCTaatatactgttctaaattTTTTCAGGAATCATCCGTGATACATTCAAATGCAAATTTAGGAGTTCACGGGCAAGGCTTTCTGAATTTGTCTGGGCCAGGAGATATGATTGAAGCTGAACGCctaattttatcattattttttagtaTCAATGTAAGCTGGGGATCCTCTTGTGTCAtgtcattctttttttttttggtgtcATGTCTTCCTTATCAGATTGGTTTGAATTGTCTTCTCAAGGGAGAAGGTATTCTCA is a window of Mercurialis annua linkage group LG2, ddMerAnnu1.2, whole genome shotgun sequence DNA encoding:
- the LOC126666746 gene encoding inositol oxygenase 4-like, with the protein product MTILISQPALGTRVEDQKHKDDVMELVLDGGFPVPKSISDEGFDAPDINAFGKSFRDYNAETERQKSVEEFYKNQHINQTYDFVMKMRKEYSKLEKGEMSIWECCELLNEVVDDSDPDLDEPQIQHLLQSAEAIRKDYPDEDWLHLTALIHDLGKVLLLPQFGSLPQWAVVGDTFPLGCAFDEACVHHKYFKENPDTKIPLYSTKNGIYEDGCGLNNVNISWGHDDYMYLVAKENGTTLPPAALFIIRYHSFYPMHTGGAYMNLMNEEDKDNLKWLHVFNKYDLYSKSKVHVDVEEVKPYYQSLIKKYFPAKLKW